In a single window of the Candidatus Dependentiae bacterium genome:
- the nusG gene encoding transcription termination/antitermination factor NusG, with protein sequence MKRWYVVQVYTGYEDVVREELKKRIVADKLTDLFGDILVPTGEAAQFWTGEEVKKEKIFPGYVLIQMEMSREAYRLVMSTTRVYKFLGGENPIPLMEAEVERIHSQVSGKLSVTPKKLPFAVGSEISISSGPFAGFVGTIDKIDEEHEKLTVGVSIFGRLTPVELGFDQVK encoded by the coding sequence ATGAAACGTTGGTATGTTGTTCAAGTATATACTGGCTACGAAGATGTTGTTCGCGAAGAATTAAAAAAAAGAATTGTCGCTGATAAATTAACAGATTTATTCGGCGATATTTTAGTTCCAACAGGAGAGGCTGCACAGTTTTGGACAGGCGAAGAAGTCAAAAAAGAAAAAATCTTTCCAGGTTATGTTTTAATACAAATGGAAATGAGTCGGGAGGCTTACCGTTTGGTAATGTCAACCACGAGGGTGTATAAATTTCTGGGTGGGGAAAATCCTATTCCTTTAATGGAAGCGGAAGTAGAAAGAATTCATTCTCAAGTTAGTGGCAAGTTAAGCGTTACGCCTAAAAAATTACCATTTGCAGTTGGAAGCGAAATTAGCATTTCTAGTGGACCTTTTGCTGGTTTTGTGGGTACAATTGATAAAATTGACGAAGAACATGAAAAATTAACAGTAGGGGTTAGTATTTTTGGACGGCTTACTCCGGTTGAGTTGGGTTTTGATCAGGTTAAGTAA
- a CDS encoding preprotein translocase subunit SecE, whose translation MSSVLTFLKEVRVELSKITWPTREELIGSTIIVLILVAFFATFLGVSDLGFSLLIKKLFNVW comes from the coding sequence ATGAGTAGTGTATTAACATTTCTGAAAGAAGTTAGGGTAGAACTTAGTAAAATAACCTGGCCTACCAGAGAAGAATTAATTGGTTCAACAATTATTGTTTTGATTCTCGTCGCTTTTTTTGCTACCTTTTTAGGTGTGTCAGATTTAGGTTTTTCCTTGCTTATTAAAAAGCTTTTTAATGTTTGGTAA
- the rpmG gene encoding 50S ribosomal protein L33 codes for MAKARIIVHLECESCKQRNYSLRVSKKRAYEKLNLKKFCEFCRQHKAHKEIK; via the coding sequence ATGGCAAAAGCAAGAATAATCGTTCATTTAGAGTGTGAAAGTTGCAAACAAAGAAACTATAGTCTTAGAGTTTCTAAAAAAAGAGCATATGAAAAACTAAACCTTAAAAAGTTTTGTGAATTTTGTAGGCAACATAAAGCGCACAAAGAAATAAAATAA
- a CDS encoding tRNA (adenosine(37)-N6)-threonylcarbamoyltransferase complex ATPase subunit type 1 TsaE produces MMNKKIGLNELDSFIKNDFLSLLKKYKIFIFIGNLGAGKTTFISRLIDKCGIKEIVSSPTFNYVNIYQNSSGDVFYHFDLYRLDSLNSFLDMGFDEYLLQENSYCFIEWPEVIFALLKEKALIENICTVKFDYDLKNLEKRIISVNPLTALDQNFE; encoded by the coding sequence ATGATGAATAAAAAAATAGGTTTGAATGAGCTTGATAGCTTTATAAAAAATGATTTTTTAAGTTTATTAAAAAAATATAAAATTTTTATTTTTATTGGGAATTTGGGCGCGGGAAAAACTACTTTTATAAGTAGGCTAATCGATAAATGTGGAATTAAAGAAATTGTTTCTAGCCCAACTTTTAATTATGTAAATATTTATCAAAATTCAAGCGGAGATGTTTTTTATCATTTTGACCTTTATCGATTGGACTCATTAAATTCTTTTTTGGACATGGGTTTTGATGAGTATTTATTACAAGAAAATAGTTACTGCTTTATTGAGTGGCCAGAGGTGATTTTTGCTTTGTTAAAAGAGAAAGCATTGATTGAAAATATTTGCACAGTTAAGTTTGATTACGATTTAAAAAATTTAGAAAAAAGAATTATTTCGGTTAATCCATTAACAGCGCTTGATCAAAATTTTGAATAA
- a CDS encoding GNAT family N-acetyltransferase gives MLDKSLPYYHILMRRPAGTPVPEFSKPANFSIVNFTLEDELAWAEIVSSVGEFDFNTEQALLKFKEKYLPSLKELERRLIFIQTKDGENVATYTNWWTYSGELRIPKVDYVAVKPKYQGLGLGKAIVFAGLQKFLELEGDKDLFLHTQTWSYKAIGIYLQAGFNFVEDNFPFGRYTNGFNTQEKALAIIKDKIRYPKNLILE, from the coding sequence ATGCTTGATAAAAGTTTGCCTTATTATCACATCCTCATGCGTAGACCTGCAGGTACACCTGTACCAGAATTTTCTAAGCCTGCAAATTTTTCAATTGTAAATTTCACTTTAGAAGACGAGCTTGCATGGGCAGAAATTGTATCATCTGTAGGCGAATTTGACTTTAACACAGAACAAGCACTACTCAAATTTAAAGAAAAATATCTTCCCTCCTTAAAAGAACTTGAGCGTCGCTTAATTTTCATCCAAACAAAAGATGGAGAAAACGTTGCAACCTACACCAATTGGTGGACTTATTCTGGAGAATTAAGAATTCCAAAAGTAGATTATGTAGCTGTTAAGCCTAAATACCAAGGATTAGGGCTAGGAAAAGCAATTGTTTTTGCAGGACTGCAAAAATTTTTAGAACTGGAAGGGGACAAGGATCTCTTCTTACATACTCAAACATGGAGTTATAAAGCTATTGGAATTTACTTACAAGCGGGATTCAATTTTGTAGAAGATAATTTTCCTTTTGGCCGGTATACAAATGGTTTCAATACCCAAGAAAAAGCGTTAGCCATCATAAAAGATAAAATAAGGTATCCTAAAAATTTGATTTTAGAATAA
- a CDS encoding GNAT family N-acetyltransferase produces the protein MILETDRLILRNFVMKDDKALLEIFADGGMPHLPQFGPLDIDYARGFINRMIENYKDNGFGLWAVIEKSTGNLIGYCGIHKVKINKADLSAKALAKEEEMPELAYRIYKKLWGKGFATEAAKSVCDYAFNVLNLPEIISCIAHDNNRSLRVAEKVGLTYWKDGLFKGITPCRIYKKINLRI, from the coding sequence ATGATTCTTGAAACCGACCGTTTAATTTTACGTAACTTTGTTATGAAAGATGACAAAGCACTTCTTGAAATATTTGCAGATGGTGGAATGCCTCACTTACCTCAATTCGGACCATTAGATATTGATTATGCACGCGGTTTTATTAATCGAATGATTGAAAATTATAAAGATAATGGTTTTGGTTTATGGGCCGTTATAGAAAAAAGTACAGGCAACCTTATCGGGTATTGTGGTATACATAAAGTTAAAATAAACAAAGCAGACCTGTCCGCCAAAGCCTTGGCGAAGGAGGAAGAAATGCCAGAGCTTGCCTACCGAATTTATAAAAAATTATGGGGCAAAGGTTTTGCAACAGAAGCAGCAAAATCGGTATGCGATTATGCATTCAATGTTTTAAATTTACCTGAAATTATTTCCTGTATAGCTCATGACAATAACCGTTCATTACGAGTAGCAGAAAAAGTGGGTTTAACTTATTGGAAAGATGGACTTTTTAAGGGAATAACACCGTGCCGTATCTATAAAAAAATTAATTTAAGGATCTAA
- a CDS encoding short-chain dehydrogenase, translated as MFIFRLLKWFLYIFSTIAALSLTTFLIFSFIDRQITINETTKTCLVTGASSGIGRAISVEMVKRGWKVIGIARREEKLKELERELGAAFIPYKCDVSIPEQIHKVTAEIKKQQLKPTLFFLNSGTGDVEIKFQPMLTRHKQTFDTNYFGVITWIDEWINNVKTYGGGTFVVTSSVNAIFGYGASYCASKAAINACFKALRLQYYYDKIGFVIVMPGPIATDMLKTPKPLPFTHQPEAEALYIIKQIFKGKKQIEPSWFYSFLIRILNYVPDCWKV; from the coding sequence ATGTTTATATTTCGTCTTTTAAAATGGTTTCTTTACATTTTCTCCACAATTGCCGCATTGAGTCTTACTACTTTTCTTATTTTTTCATTTATCGATCGACAAATTACTATTAATGAAACAACCAAAACCTGTTTAGTAACAGGCGCTTCATCTGGGATTGGTCGTGCCATTTCAGTTGAAATGGTGAAACGCGGATGGAAGGTAATTGGAATTGCACGACGAGAAGAAAAGCTCAAAGAACTTGAACGTGAGCTCGGAGCAGCATTTATTCCTTATAAATGTGATGTAAGTATTCCAGAGCAAATTCACAAAGTTACTGCTGAAATAAAAAAGCAACAACTCAAGCCAACATTGTTCTTCTTAAATTCCGGAACAGGCGATGTTGAAATTAAATTTCAGCCAATGCTAACCCGCCACAAACAAACTTTCGATACCAATTATTTTGGCGTCATCACATGGATTGATGAATGGATAAATAATGTAAAAACATACGGAGGTGGAACATTTGTTGTCACATCTTCAGTTAATGCAATCTTTGGATATGGCGCAAGCTATTGCGCCAGCAAAGCTGCGATTAATGCATGCTTTAAAGCCTTACGCTTGCAGTACTATTATGACAAAATTGGATTTGTAATTGTTATGCCCGGTCCGATAGCAACCGATATGCTTAAAACGCCGAAACCTTTACCGTTTACACATCAACCCGAAGCTGAAGCGCTATATATAATTAAACAAATTTTCAAAGGCAAAAAACAAATTGAACCATCTTGGTTTTATTCCTTCTTGATCAGAATATTAAATTATGTCCCAGATTGCTGGAAAGTATGA
- a CDS encoding GNAT family N-acetyltransferase: protein MTKLETIKVKLNIATKEDANYIDNKIVEFNARTVPFTQVKPLININYVLKDNDGSIIGGITTTLYCWKVLYINVLWIDEPFQKQGYGSHLLDKVETEAKKLGCSLAHLDTFDFQAKDFYLKHGYEVFGVLDDCPPGHKEYFMKKKLS from the coding sequence ATGACAAAATTAGAAACTATCAAAGTAAAACTTAACATTGCTACTAAAGAAGATGCTAACTATATAGATAATAAAATTGTCGAATTTAATGCTCGCACAGTTCCTTTCACGCAAGTCAAACCATTGATTAATATTAATTATGTGCTTAAAGATAATGATGGAAGCATAATTGGCGGCATAACAACCACATTATACTGCTGGAAAGTTCTTTATATTAATGTTTTATGGATTGATGAACCATTCCAAAAGCAAGGTTATGGTTCCCACCTTTTAGATAAAGTTGAAACTGAAGCAAAAAAATTAGGATGCTCACTCGCGCATTTAGACACATTTGATTTTCAAGCAAAAGATTTTTATCTAAAACATGGTTATGAAGTTTTTGGTGTTCTAGATGACTGTCCTCCAGGTCACAAAGAATATTTTATGAAGAAAAAACTCTCATGA
- a CDS encoding GNAT family N-acetyltransferase, which produces MKKILETNRLILRNFVMEDDKVLLEIFADGGMPPLPQFGPLDIDYARGFINRMIESYKNNGFGLWAVIEKSTGDLIGYCGIHKVKIEVSAKVEEKPELAYRIYKKLWGKGFATEAAKSVCDYAFNILKLSEIVSCITPDNNRSLRVAEKVGLTYWKDGVFKGLVQCSVYKIKKFKN; this is translated from the coding sequence ATGAAAAAAATACTTGAAACCAACCGCTTAATTTTGCGTAACTTTGTTATGGAAGATGATAAAGTACTTCTTGAAATATTTGCAGATGGTGGAATGCCTCCATTGCCGCAATTTGGACCATTAGATATTGATTACGCTCGCGGCTTTATTAATAGAATGATTGAAAGTTATAAAAATAATGGTTTTGGTTTATGGGCTGTTATAGAAAAAAGTACAGGTGATCTTATTGGATATTGCGGAATACACAAAGTTAAAATCGAAGTGTCGGCGAAGGTAGAAGAAAAACCTGAGCTTGCATACCGAATTTATAAAAAATTATGGGGCAAAGGTTTTGCAACAGAAGCAGCAAAATCGGTATGCGATTATGCCTTTAATATTTTAAAACTATCTGAAATTGTTTCTTGTATAACTCCTGACAATAACCGTTCATTACGAGTAGCTGAAAAAGTTGGTTTAACCTATTGGAAAGATGGCGTTTTTAAAGGCTTGGTACAATGCAGCGTATATAAAATAAAAAAATTTAAAAATTAG
- a CDS encoding streptomycin phosphotransferase, which yields MHFKKNIISLYGKQGEDWLYNLPNLVKQFAKIWGLSNLKVLPNLTYNYALSCTQGNIPTVLKLGFYNPELQYEIQALKLFAGHGCVAIIEHDFEQGAILLQRAVPGTSLKTLFPKQDREATLIASQIIKDLQNIKPHKLDDLPGVEDWLATLDKNWNIPKQYLEKARELKKFLLATTTHKALLHGDLHNDNILSCGDNQWISIDPKGGIGDPVYEVGAPVRNPVPKTIKNDAVQKIIEGRIDLLAEFLEFDRQRIFDWAFVQVVLGACWSLENRLDPAFFLKMAEAFAAIEKYKS from the coding sequence ATGCATTTTAAGAAAAACATTATTAGTTTGTATGGCAAACAAGGAGAAGATTGGCTATATAATCTTCCTAACTTAGTTAAACAGTTTGCTAAAATTTGGGGATTATCCAATTTAAAGGTTTTACCAAACCTCACATACAATTATGCTCTTAGCTGCACGCAGGGAAATATTCCTACCGTTTTAAAACTTGGTTTTTATAACCCCGAACTGCAATATGAAATTCAAGCATTAAAACTTTTCGCTGGCCATGGATGCGTTGCAATAATTGAACATGATTTTGAGCAAGGTGCAATATTATTACAAAGAGCGGTTCCTGGAACATCTTTAAAAACATTATTTCCAAAACAAGATAGAGAAGCAACTCTCATCGCAAGCCAGATCATCAAAGATCTTCAAAATATTAAACCTCATAAACTTGACGATCTTCCAGGTGTTGAAGATTGGTTAGCAACGCTTGATAAAAACTGGAATATCCCAAAGCAATATCTTGAAAAAGCTCGAGAATTAAAAAAATTCTTACTTGCAACCACAACTCACAAAGCACTCCTTCATGGCGACCTTCATAACGATAATATTCTATCGTGCGGTGATAACCAGTGGATATCAATTGACCCCAAAGGCGGCATTGGCGATCCGGTTTATGAAGTTGGAGCACCTGTTCGAAATCCAGTTCCAAAAACAATAAAAAATGATGCTGTTCAAAAAATAATTGAAGGCCGTATTGATTTGCTTGCAGAATTTCTTGAATTTGACCGTCAGCGAATTTTTGATTGGGCATTTGTTCAAGTTGTTTTGGGAGCTTGTTGGTCACTTGAAAATAGACTCGATCCTGCATTTTTTCTAAAAATGGCTGAAGCTTTTGCTGCTATCGAAAAATATAAATCATAA
- a CDS encoding MerR family transcriptional regulator, with amino-acid sequence MQQKMLNQQFENMKQVQDSLADILQRCAVSKSLNWNDSIALIERYHMTNELKKTWVGKLNESQQDELIALKQEFPKEIAAWEKIIKLINSMELGDPEGPDGERVLKFFFDLDKKMRASASRQRKLNYDILRSIKEGKLGDDALPLSPEGSVWIAKASLAYSLKRWEQLYQDIITNLTSDPKGATGKKIAKDWREHIEKHFAGTPPDLAIGTMLWQEVGRQRTALQKQQTPVPVQEQVKGIYVSLAFNPEAMSWIEEALKAH; translated from the coding sequence GTGCAACAGAAAATGCTTAATCAGCAATTTGAGAATATGAAGCAAGTACAAGATTCTCTTGCGGATATTCTCCAGCGCTGCGCCGTATCGAAATCCCTTAATTGGAATGATTCAATAGCATTAATTGAAAGGTATCATATGACTAATGAGCTAAAAAAAACGTGGGTCGGCAAACTCAATGAAAGCCAACAAGACGAACTTATAGCACTTAAGCAAGAGTTTCCTAAAGAAATTGCAGCTTGGGAAAAAATTATAAAGTTGATTAACAGCATGGAGCTTGGCGATCCTGAGGGGCCAGATGGCGAGCGTGTACTTAAATTTTTCTTTGATCTCGATAAAAAAATGAGGGCGTCTGCGAGTCGACAACGAAAGTTGAATTACGATATTTTACGAAGTATTAAAGAAGGTAAGCTTGGTGATGATGCACTTCCTTTGAGCCCGGAAGGTAGCGTGTGGATTGCTAAAGCTTCACTTGCTTACTCTTTAAAACGTTGGGAACAACTTTATCAAGATATTATAACAAATCTGACCTCTGATCCCAAAGGTGCTACTGGCAAAAAAATTGCCAAAGACTGGCGTGAGCATATAGAAAAACATTTTGCTGGAACGCCACCTGATCTCGCCATTGGGACAATGCTTTGGCAAGAAGTTGGCCGGCAAAGGACAGCTCTACAAAAACAACAAACGCCGGTTCCTGTTCAAGAACAAGTTAAAGGAATTTATGTAAGTTTAGCTTTTAATCCAGAGGCTATGAGTTGGATTGAGGAAGCGCTTAAGGCTCATTAA
- the murA gene encoding UDP-N-acetylglucosamine 1-carboxyvinyltransferase, translated as MINGYLLVEKSEKLQGEASVYGAKNAVLVIMASLILTRGKSVLKNVPNSADVSQMILLLKNLGAKVEFDSISHQLEVDTTEITSFEVGGDIMGKMRASILVMGSLLAREGRAKVALPGGCLIGARPVDFHIKGFRKMGVVVEEFTEHLEATFENDQATESRIVLDYPSVGATENFAMLAASIPCKTTIINAALEPEVFDFLDVLKKMGAEVWCEAPATLCVRGKKVLNPVVHEIVADRLEAGAFLLAAAVTKGDIYVSNMKTEYLDIFLSKLEEMGHKVFVDPSGVGVRVIGCNNPKAVSFKTGTYPGFPTDLQAPMMAAQSLATGTSLVEETVFENRLMHVSELNKMGAQITATSTSKATVRGVDLLYGSAVIASDIRASCALVLAGLAAEGKTEIYGIHHWLRGYDGLEKKLSKLGAKISLIEMTPQEEAEKIMRYKEVKKATSVSV; from the coding sequence ATGATTAACGGTTATTTGTTAGTAGAAAAATCTGAAAAGTTACAAGGTGAAGCTTCTGTGTACGGTGCGAAAAACGCCGTTCTTGTTATCATGGCTTCACTTATTCTCACTCGTGGTAAATCAGTTTTGAAAAATGTTCCGAACTCTGCGGACGTTTCACAAATGATTTTACTTCTTAAAAATTTAGGTGCAAAAGTCGAATTTGATTCCATTTCTCATCAGCTCGAAGTTGATACGACGGAAATAACTTCTTTTGAAGTTGGCGGCGATATCATGGGCAAAATGCGAGCCTCGATTTTGGTTATGGGCTCACTTCTTGCAAGAGAGGGCAGGGCAAAAGTAGCTCTTCCTGGTGGATGTTTGATTGGCGCACGTCCTGTAGATTTTCACATAAAAGGTTTCCGCAAAATGGGTGTGGTTGTCGAAGAGTTTACAGAACATTTGGAAGCAACTTTTGAAAATGATCAAGCAACTGAGAGCAGAATCGTGCTTGATTATCCATCAGTTGGTGCAACAGAAAATTTTGCAATGCTTGCAGCTTCTATTCCTTGTAAAACAACAATTATAAATGCGGCGCTTGAGCCAGAAGTTTTTGACTTCTTAGATGTTTTGAAAAAAATGGGTGCAGAGGTTTGGTGCGAAGCACCAGCAACTCTTTGCGTCCGCGGTAAAAAAGTTTTAAATCCTGTTGTTCATGAAATAGTTGCCGACCGTCTTGAAGCAGGGGCATTTTTGCTCGCAGCTGCAGTGACAAAAGGTGATATTTACGTATCCAATATGAAAACAGAATATCTTGATATTTTCTTAAGCAAACTTGAAGAGATGGGACACAAAGTTTTTGTAGATCCTAGTGGAGTTGGAGTTAGAGTAATTGGATGTAACAATCCAAAAGCTGTAAGCTTCAAAACCGGAACTTATCCTGGATTTCCAACCGATTTACAAGCTCCGATGATGGCTGCACAATCTCTTGCAACCGGTACAAGTTTGGTCGAAGAAACGGTGTTCGAAAATAGATTGATGCATGTTTCTGAGTTGAACAAAATGGGAGCACAAATTACCGCTACCTCTACAAGCAAAGCAACGGTTCGCGGCGTTGACCTTTTATATGGATCTGCGGTCATTGCAAGCGATATTCGTGCATCGTGTGCACTAGTTTTGGCTGGGCTTGCTGCTGAAGGTAAAACAGAAATTTATGGTATTCACCACTGGCTTCGCGGTTATGACGGACTTGAGAAAAAATTATCAAAATTAGGCGCAAAAATATCTTTGATCGAAATGACACCACAAGAAGAAGCTGAAAAAATTATGCGATACAAAGAGGTTAAAAAAGCAACTAGTGTATCGGTTTAA
- the kdsB gene encoding 3-deoxy-manno-octulosonate cytidylyltransferase translates to MSSNPKIACVIPARLQSSRFPRKILIDILDKPMMQWVWEAANSTKLFDSVTFAIDSHEAIEIIEGFGGKYIMTSETCANGTERIIEVLNSGKVTADVWVNWQCDEPFITKKMIEQLLQTAHLKDADVWTLKKQIEKFEEIDSLQIAKLVCDSENYALYFSRSRIPQIRDEKDKNEDFMKNLYFKHVGIYAYSTEALRKIEKLKNKQCAIEEAEKLEQLKFLYYGLKIKAHTTDQNVFGIDLPEHKLKAEEFANNLIQK, encoded by the coding sequence ATGAGCTCAAACCCCAAAATCGCATGCGTCATTCCTGCCAGACTACAATCCTCCCGTTTCCCACGCAAAATATTGATCGATATTTTAGATAAACCAATGATGCAATGGGTTTGGGAAGCTGCAAACTCTACAAAACTTTTTGATAGTGTCACATTTGCTATTGACTCGCATGAAGCTATAGAAATAATTGAAGGGTTTGGCGGAAAATATATTATGACCTCCGAGACATGTGCAAACGGAACAGAAAGAATCATTGAAGTGTTAAATTCAGGCAAAGTCACAGCAGATGTATGGGTAAACTGGCAATGTGATGAACCTTTCATTACCAAAAAGATGATAGAACAATTACTGCAAACTGCTCATTTAAAAGATGCTGATGTCTGGACTTTAAAAAAACAGATCGAAAAGTTTGAAGAAATCGATTCACTCCAGATAGCAAAATTAGTTTGCGATAGTGAAAATTATGCTCTTTATTTTTCAAGAAGCAGAATCCCACAAATCCGCGATGAAAAAGATAAAAATGAAGATTTTATGAAAAATCTATATTTCAAACATGTTGGTATTTATGCTTACTCGACAGAAGCTCTTCGAAAAATAGAAAAATTAAAAAACAAACAGTGCGCAATCGAAGAGGCAGAAAAGTTGGAACAACTAAAATTTCTGTACTATGGACTTAAGATTAAAGCACATACAACGGACCAAAACGTTTTTGGAATAGATTTACCAGAACATAAGTTAAAGGCTGAAGAGTTCGCAAATAATTTAATACAAAAATAA
- a CDS encoding thymidine kinase translates to MKKGSLEVICGSMFSGKTEELMRRLRRAEFAKQNILTIKHKIDVRKSYECIVSHNGAKREAFAFDGTVQCLEKILKLSEGHEVVGLDEIHFFIPQIIETIKALVDNGKRVIIAGLDIDFRGEPFAITATLLAIADEVTKLKAICVKCGKDAKHNQRIINGNPAKYDDPIILVGAEECYEARCRDCFEIEKPAKDSSINIFPSSKTKITENEI, encoded by the coding sequence ATGAAAAAAGGATCATTAGAAGTAATTTGCGGATCAATGTTTTCTGGAAAAACAGAAGAGTTGATGCGCAGGCTTAGACGAGCAGAATTTGCAAAACAAAACATTTTAACTATAAAACATAAGATTGATGTACGAAAAAGTTACGAATGCATAGTTTCTCATAACGGAGCCAAAAGAGAAGCTTTTGCTTTCGACGGTACAGTGCAATGTCTTGAAAAAATATTAAAGCTTTCAGAAGGTCATGAAGTGGTTGGACTGGACGAAATACACTTTTTCATCCCACAGATAATAGAAACCATCAAAGCATTAGTCGACAACGGGAAAAGGGTCATTATCGCTGGATTAGACATCGACTTCCGTGGAGAACCATTTGCAATAACAGCTACACTCCTTGCAATCGCAGACGAAGTAACAAAACTAAAAGCAATTTGCGTCAAATGCGGAAAAGATGCAAAACACAATCAACGAATAATCAATGGTAATCCTGCAAAATATGATGATCCTATAATTTTAGTTGGCGCTGAAGAATGTTACGAAGCTCGATGCCGCGACTGCTTTGAAATCGAAAAACCTGCTAAAGATTCCTCAATAAATATTTTCCCATCAAGCAAAACAAAAATAACAGAAAATGAAATCTAG
- a CDS encoding DNA repair protein RadA, which yields MKSSKSQFNCTNCGYVSIKWAGCCPGCNEWNSFVEKTIEQKQEGFKSKIHTTSKANLYTLNTIQTVRQERIVAGIKEWDRVLGGGIFPGSFLILTGDPGIGKSTLLLQIANKIAATHKVLYFSSEESLEQVKNRAMRLKCHNEHLLFSDQASMEKILTTAVDEKPDLLILDSIQNCYFEKSETIPGTIGQLRESSFHLMKLAKENNIAVLVTGHITKDGYMAGPKLLEHMVDGLFYLQGEDRWQTRVLRAMKNRFGAINEIGFFEMQEHGLSEITDINKYLLNNSTPAAGSALITCIEGTRPLILELQSLCVASKFGIPQRVVSGVDPKQIVLIAAILEKYLKIRLSGYDIFFKVSSSFKIKEEGSDLGIALALLSSYFQKPLPQKSISIGEISLTGQIKPCTQLEHRVKEAEKFGIETLFLSALQKPKTSCNVVSFKHIYELLNLFPEE from the coding sequence ATGAAATCTAGCAAATCACAGTTCAACTGCACAAATTGCGGCTATGTAAGTATAAAATGGGCCGGTTGCTGTCCCGGATGCAATGAATGGAATAGCTTTGTAGAAAAAACAATAGAGCAAAAGCAAGAAGGTTTTAAAAGCAAAATACACACCACATCAAAAGCAAATCTATATACCCTAAACACCATTCAAACAGTTAGGCAAGAGCGAATCGTAGCTGGAATAAAAGAGTGGGACCGCGTCCTCGGTGGCGGAATATTTCCTGGATCATTTTTGATTTTAACCGGCGACCCTGGAATAGGAAAATCTACTCTGCTTTTGCAAATCGCAAACAAAATAGCCGCAACGCACAAAGTACTATATTTTTCTTCTGAAGAATCTCTTGAGCAGGTCAAAAACCGCGCAATGCGATTAAAATGTCACAATGAACATTTACTTTTTTCAGATCAAGCATCAATGGAAAAAATCCTCACAACAGCGGTTGACGAAAAACCAGATCTTTTGATTCTCGATTCTATCCAAAACTGTTATTTCGAAAAATCAGAAACAATTCCAGGTACCATCGGACAACTTCGCGAATCTAGCTTTCACCTCATGAAACTTGCAAAAGAAAATAATATCGCTGTACTCGTCACAGGGCACATCACAAAAGATGGATATATGGCCGGTCCAAAATTGCTCGAACACATGGTAGATGGATTATTTTATCTGCAAGGTGAAGATCGCTGGCAAACAAGAGTTTTGCGCGCGATGAAAAATCGTTTCGGCGCTATAAATGAAATTGGTTTTTTTGAAATGCAGGAACATGGACTTTCAGAAATCACAGACATAAATAAATATCTTTTAAATAATTCTACACCCGCAGCAGGAAGTGCTTTAATCACATGCATCGAAGGGACACGTCCATTGATTTTGGAATTACAATCACTTTGCGTTGCATCCAAATTTGGAATTCCACAGCGAGTTGTTAGCGGAGTTGATCCCAAACAGATCGTACTTATTGCGGCAATACTCGAAAAATATTTGAAAATCAGACTTAGTGGTTATGACATATTTTTCAAAGTTAGTAGCTCCTTTAAAATCAAGGAAGAAGGAAGCGATCTTGGAATAGCTCTTGCTCTGCTCTCCAGTTATTTCCAAAAACCATTGCCGCAAAAATCAATCTCTATCGGCGAAATTAGTTTAACCGGACAAATAAAACCATGTACACAGCTTGAGCACCGCGTAAAAGAAGCAGAAAAATTTGGAATTGAAACCTTATTTTTGTCCGCACTACAAAAACCAAAAACAAGTTGCAATGTTGTATCGTTCAAACACATTTATGAACTGTTGAATTTGTTTCCAGAAGAATGA